CGGCGCTCTCGCATGTCCGCCGACATGAGCCACACGTTCCTCGGCGGCGGCCCGTGCGGCTACGGACGTGGTCCCGCCCCGTTCAACGGCCCTTCCCGTCAGTGGACTCGGCATGCCCACGGGCGCGGGCCGGTGCAGCCGTCCCGCCCGGCCCCGTCGGGTTCTGCACCTCCTCCCGCGACGGAGCAGTTCACGTTCCACCACTCGGACACGTGAGCACCGCACCGTCCGGGCTCCCACCGCCCCAGCTTCGCCGTCCCGTACCTGCCGACGCGCCCGCCGGCAGCAGCCGCAGCACCTCCCCCGAAAGGAACTTCTGATGCTGAAAGGGAAGTTACGCCGAGCGCTGCTCACGCGCTGCGCGCTCGCAGCGACCCTCGCGGCGAGCTTCTTCTCCGCCGCCCCCGCCGCCCACGCCGCCTCCGCCGCGGCGGCCACCACCTGGACGGTCACCGGGCCCTCGGCCGGTTCGCCGACATCCGCGCAGCTCACGCTGACCGACGGCGCGCTGACCTTCGGCGTGTCGAACCAGGGCCGTGCCATCCTGTCGCCCTCCTCGATCGGCATCGAGACCGACGCGGCCGACCTCACGAAGAACCTGACCTTCACCCGGCGCCAGGACCGCACGGTCACCGAGGCGTACACGATGACGACCGGCAAGCAGCTGAGCCGTCGAACCACGTACACTGAGACAACGTTGTCCTTCACCGGCACCGGCGGGGCCGGGCTGGACGTCGTGGTGCGCGCCTCCGACAGCGGCGCCGCCTACCGCTACGTGCTGCCCGGCTCGGGTTCGGTGACGGTGCGCCGCGAGGCGTCCTCGTGGACCGTTCCGACGTCGGCCACCGCCTGGCTGGTCCCACCGGACCGCGAGGACCAGGGGACGTGGTTCCAGACGACGGTCGGCGGAGCTCCGTCGAACAACTACGGCATACCGGCGCTGTTCCAGGTCGGCGGGACCTACGCGCTGGTGGCCGAGACCGACCTGGACGGCCGGTACGCGGGCAGCCGGCTGACCCACTCCGCCGGCTCCGGCACGTACACGACCTCGATCACCAACGCGCCGGTCACGGCGAGCCTGCCGCTGGCCACGCCCTGGCGCACCGCGGCCGTCGGCGATCTGGCGAGCGTCACCACTTCGACCATCGTCGACGACCTCGCACCGGCGTCCCGGGTGGCCGACACGTCCTGGATCGCGCCCGGCACCGTCGCCTGGTCGTGGCTGACCGAACACTCCAGCCCCGGTGATCCGGCCCGCCAGCGCGAGTACATCGACTTCGCCCAGCACAGCGGCTGGGACTACGTCCTGGTCGACGAGGGCTGGCAGTCGAGCTGGGTGCCGGATCTGGTGACCTACGCCGCGCAGCGCGGGGTGCGGGTGATCCTCTGGTTCAACTCGGCCGACCTCCAGACCGCCCAGCAGCGCGACCAGTGGCTCCCCCTGGTCAAGAGCTGGGGCGTGGCCGGCCTCAAGATCGACTTCAGCTACGAGTACACCCAGCCGACCCTGAAGTGGTACGACGCCGTCCTCGCCCAGAGCGCGCAGCAGAAGCTGATGGTCAACTTCCACGGCACCGCCACCCCCCGCGGCATGCAGCGCACCTGGCCGCAGGTGATGACCGGTGAGGCGGTGTTCGGCGCCGAGCAGCAGCAGAACCGGGCCGCCTTCGACACCTACCTGCCGTTCACCCGCAACGCCGTGTCGAGCACCGACTTCACACCCGTCGTGTTCAGCATGGCCAACCGCGACACCACCGACGCCCACGAACTCGGCACCGCAGTGGCCTTCGAGTCGGGATGGCAGCACTTCGCGGACAACCCGGAGAGCTACCGGTCCCGGCCCGAGGCCCTGCGCATCCTCGACCGGCTTCCCACCGCGTGGGACGAGACCCGGCTGCTCGGCGGCAGCCGCAACGTCGCATCCGGGACCTGCCTGGACGCCACCGGCAACGGCACGGCCAACGGCACTCTCGCAGTGCTGTGGACCTGCAACGGCGGCGCCAACCAGAAGTGGGCACGCGGCTGACCGAGGCGGCCCGCGCCGCGGCCGGCGTGTCCGGCACCCCGGCGCGCTCCGCAGCGACCGGCCCCGGCAGCCGGCGGACCTGACGCGGCCGCACCGCGTCGTCGGCGCCCGGCCAGGCCCTGACGGTCCGGCACGGTAGCGTACGGCAGGCTTCGCGCTGCGGGGGAAGGCGGCGCGCTGATTCGGGCTCACCGGGGGGTGCCGTGGTTTCGCAGAACAAGATGGCCCGGTGGGGCCGGTGGGATCCGGCGCAGCGGGCGAGGGACCGGGAGAGCGGCCCGGCCCCGCGGGACGACGTTGCCGGGGCGATCCTGCCGAACGGCTTCGAGCCCTGCCTGGTGACCCTCCTGCGCGTGCTGGCGCCGCGCAACGCCGAGACCGACGCCCAGGC
The sequence above is drawn from the Kitasatospora sp. NBC_00315 genome and encodes:
- a CDS encoding glycoside hydrolase family 97 catalytic domain-containing protein; its protein translation is MLKGKLRRALLTRCALAATLAASFFSAAPAAHAASAAAATTWTVTGPSAGSPTSAQLTLTDGALTFGVSNQGRAILSPSSIGIETDAADLTKNLTFTRRQDRTVTEAYTMTTGKQLSRRTTYTETTLSFTGTGGAGLDVVVRASDSGAAYRYVLPGSGSVTVRREASSWTVPTSATAWLVPPDREDQGTWFQTTVGGAPSNNYGIPALFQVGGTYALVAETDLDGRYAGSRLTHSAGSGTYTTSITNAPVTASLPLATPWRTAAVGDLASVTTSTIVDDLAPASRVADTSWIAPGTVAWSWLTEHSSPGDPARQREYIDFAQHSGWDYVLVDEGWQSSWVPDLVTYAAQRGVRVILWFNSADLQTAQQRDQWLPLVKSWGVAGLKIDFSYEYTQPTLKWYDAVLAQSAQQKLMVNFHGTATPRGMQRTWPQVMTGEAVFGAEQQQNRAAFDTYLPFTRNAVSSTDFTPVVFSMANRDTTDAHELGTAVAFESGWQHFADNPESYRSRPEALRILDRLPTAWDETRLLGGSRNVASGTCLDATGNGTANGTLAVLWTCNGGANQKWARG